From a single Phocoena sinus isolate mPhoSin1 chromosome 1, mPhoSin1.pri, whole genome shotgun sequence genomic region:
- the GJA8 gene encoding gap junction alpha-8 protein encodes MGDWSFLGNILEEVNEHSTVIGRVWLTVLFIFRILILGTAAELVWGDEQSDFVCNTQQPGCENVCYDEAFPISHIRLWVLQIIFVSTPSLVYVGHAVHHIRMEEKRKERAAEELCQQSPGNGGGERSPVPADQGSIKKGSSSSKGTKFRLEGTVLRTYVCHIIFKTLFEVGFIVGHYFLYGFRILPLYRCSRWPCPNVVDCFVSRPTEKTIFILFMLAMASVSLLLNILEVSYLGLKRIRSAFKKPVEQPLGEIPEKSLHSIAVSSIQKAKGYQLLEEEKIVSHYFPFTEVGMVEASPLSAKPFSQFEEKMGTGPLGDLSRAYQETLPSYAQVGAQEGEGEGEGQPAEAGAEPEVEAEPEVGENRQEAERVSTEGQETLAVLEGEKMETPEVGKEVEKQELTPEKVSKQGLPPEKAPSLCPELPGDDTRPLSRLSKASSRARSDDLTV; translated from the coding sequence ATGGGCGACTGGAGTTTCCTGGGGAACATCCTGGAGGAGGTGAATGAGCACTCCACGGTCATCGGCCGCGTGTGGCTCACGGTGCTTTTCATCTTCCGGATCCTCATCCTTGGCACGGCCGCGGAGCTTGTGTGGGGGGATGAGCAGTCCGACTTCGTGTGCAACACCCAGCAGCCAGGCTGCGAGAATGTCTGCTACGACGAGGCCTTCCCCATCTCCCACATCCGCCTCTGGGTCCTGCAGATCATCTTCGTCTCCACGCCGTCGCTGGTGTACGTGGGGCACGCGGTGCACCACATCCGCATGGAGGAGAAGCGCAAGGAGCGCGCGGCCGAGGAGCTGTGCCAGCAGTCGCCGGGCAACGGTGGCGGCGAGAGGTCTCCCGTCCCAGCGGACCAGGGCAGCATCAAgaagggcagcagcagcagcaaaggcACCAAGTTCCGGCTGGAGGGTACCGTGCTGAGGACCTACGTCTGCCACATCATCTTCAAGACCCTCTTTGAAGTGGGCTTCATCGTGGGCCACTACTTCCTGTACGGTTTCCGGATCCTGCCTCTCTATCGCTGCAGCAGGTGGCCCTGCCCCAACGTGGTGGACTGCTTTGTGTCACGGCCCACCGAGAAAACCATCTTCATCCTGTTCATGCTGGCCATGGCCTCTGTGTCCCTCCTCCTCAATATTCTGGAGGTGAGTTACCTGGGCCTGAAGAGAATCCGATCGGCCTTCAAGAAGCCAGTGGAGCAGCCACTGGGGGAGATTCCTGAGAAGTCCCTCCACTCCATTGCTGTCTCCTCCATCCAGAAGGCCAAGGGCTACCAGCTCCTCGAAGAAGAGAAAATCGTGTCCCATTATTTCCCTTTTACTGAGGTTGGGATGGTGGAGGCCAGCCCACTTTCTGCCAAGCCTTTCAGTCAATTCGAGGAGAAGATGGGCACCGGGCCCCTAGGGGACTTGTCCAGGGCCTACCAAGAGACACTGCCTTCCTACGCTCAGGTGGGAgcccaggagggggagggggagggggaggggcagcctgCGGAGGCGGGAGCAGAACCAGAGGTGGAAGCAGAACCAGAGGTGGGAGAGAAcaggcaggaggcagagagagtgaGCACGGAAGGCCAGGAGACCCTGGCCGTGCTGGAGGGGGAGAAAATGGAGACCCCCGAAGTGGGGAAGGAGGTTGAGAAACAAGAGCTGACGCCTGAGAAGGTATCAAAGCAGGGGCTGCCGCCTGAGAAGGCGCCTTCACTGTGTCCGGAGCTACCTGGGGATGACACCAGACCCCTGAGCAGGCTGAGCAAAGCCAGCAGCCGGGCCAGGTCAGACGATCTAACGGTATGA